GCGAATAGTGGCGGATGAGGGCCTGGGTGGGGCTCACGAGTAGGGGCGGGGCCTGAGCGGCCTCTGTCACTGAGGTGGGGCCCTTGGAgagcggaggggaggggggctgggcgGCAGATGAGACTGACTCACTTGAGGATGGACAAGGAGACATTCTGCTTCCAGGGGCTGTCCTTGCGCATTCCGATGCCGAAGCCAGAGCGGAAGAACAGCTCGCCGGTAGTCACGAGGTCGCACTTCTGTGAGGCCTCAAACTCCAGCACCGCCGAGTCCCAGATGAAGGCATGCAGTTTGCTGCAGGCAAGGACAGAGGTTACGGGAGCCCCCGCACCGCCGGGCTGCCCTCGACCGCACGTTCGCCCTTCTTCCACCTGCCAGCCTGAAAACCTCACGTCTGTCCCAGTCCCGCGGTTCCCGTCCAGCCAGGACACTCGCACTTGTTTTTTAAGGGTGGACGCTCCCCCGTGTCCAGCCCGGCCCTCACTTGTCTCGCACGGCCTGGATGGCCTCGGCCGCACTCTCGTAATTATGCTTCTCCATGTGCCGGTACATGGTGCTCAGCTCCACCTGCCGCCGGAAGTAGATGTCCACCGAACTCTGTTTCACCGTCGCGTAGATGAACTTGTCCGAGGGGTTCCTCAGCTGCGGGGTCAGAGGCGGGCTCGCGGCTACTCTCCAGCCCCAGCAGAGGCGGACCCCGCTGGCCTCGCGACCCCGCCCCCAGCAGAGCCACGCCTCACCCGCGGGTCGTTGATGCCTGTGATGCGCTCCTCGGGCCGGTCCAGAACCAGGAAGGCAGCCAGGTTGGCAGTGTAGGAGGCCACGATGATCATGGCGAAGCCGGCCCACACCATGCCCAGGATGCGTGCGGAGAAACTTCGGGGGGCGCCTGTGGGCAGAGAACGGTCAGCTGCGGGCCTGCGGGCGACGCGGGGACCGGACGGGGCGGTGCAGGGCAGGGCCTGGAATAGCCTCACCTTCTCCGATGCCAGAGTTTAGCAGGACGCCCCAGGAGAACCACATGGCGGAAGACAGGGTCAGCgcgtcctcttcctcttcttcgcTGTTCACCTTGAACCGGCCGAAGGGGCTGCAGGGCGCAGAGGGAGGGCGGGAGAGGACGGGAGAGGCAGCCTCGCCCGCCCCTCGCCGGCTCCGCCCGCCCCGCAGGTGGAGGTGAACGGCTCCCGGGCCGCGCTCACCTGAAGCGGTCCAGCAGGTACAGCATCACGGCCACCACGTGCACCGACAGCCCCACCAGAAGCCACAGCGTGCTCTGGAAGGGCTGCATGAAGGAGTCCAGGGTGCTCCGGGGGATCTCCTGCCGGTGGGCAGGCCGTCAGCGTCGCTTGGGCCCTCCCAGGACTCCACCCCTCGCCCCGGGCCCCTGCCCACCTTCTTGACCAGAATGGTCAGGCCCTGGTACTTGAAAGGCTTGGAAAATTCGATGTACTGTGCGCGTTCGTTGTTGATGGTCAGCGGGGCCACGATCATGTCCGCCTGCCCGCTGAGCAGCTCACCCATCATCCCGTTCCACTCCTTCTTATTGCTGTTGTTCACCTGTGGGGCGACGCAGCCGGTGGGGACGCGTACACCGGTGGCCCCACTCCACAAACAGGTTGCCGCCCTGGCGCACCGCTGGGGGGTCGCCTGCCCGTAGCCTAGCTTAGCCTGCAGGCCCCAACCACTCAGACCCACCCAGCCTACAGACCCCGCCCACTCAGACCCACGCACTCTGCAGGCCCCGCCCAGAGACCCCACCCAGCCTGCAGGCCCCGCCCACTCAGACCCCACCTAGTCTGCAGGCCCCAACCACTCAGACCCCACCCAGTCTGCAGGCCCCGCCCACTCAGACCCACCCACTCTGCAGACCCCGCCCACTTAGACCCCACCTAGTCTGCAGGCCCCAACCACTCAGACCCCACCTAGTCTGCAGGCCCCGCCCACTCAGACCCCACCCAGCCTGCAGGCCCCAACCACTCAGACCCCACCCAGTCTGCAGGCCCCAACCACTCAGACCCCACCCAGCCCGCAGGCCCCGCCCATGCAGACCCGCCCAGTCTCCAGGTCCCGCCCACTCAGACCCACCCACTATACAGGCCCTGCCCACTCAGACACCGCTTGCCTGCAGGCCCCGCCCACTCAGACCCCACCCAGCCTGCAGGCTCCGCCCGCTCAGACCCCACCCAGCCTGCAGGCCCCGCCCACTCAGACCCACCCACTCTGCAGGCCCCGCCCACGCAGACCCCACCCAGCCTGCAGGCCTCGCCCACCCACGGTCGGACCCACAGCAAGACCCTCCCACTCGTTCTGCGCTGGCTCCCAGCAATCCCGGCGTACCCGCTCTTGAGTGCCGAACTTGCCATCGGCCACCAGGTGCACCTCATAGGTGAAGTTCATGGTCCGCGCCAGCTTGATGAGCAGGTCGATGCAGAAGCCGTAGCAGCACTGAGGCACCGTGTGGCGTGCTGGGGGAGGAGGTTCGATGACTGAGGGGCTCCCCGCTGAGtcagtcggggggggggggcccccCATACCGGCACTCGCGTCCAGGCTTCCATGGGCCTCAGCCCTGCACTCACGGCTTCCCGGCGAGGTGTCGTTGGGCCCGGTGCAGATCACTTTCTTGACGGGGTCCCCGTTGACTGTGATTTCCTCCTTGCACGTGCCATCGCTCAGCGTGGGCTTGACATACACGAAGGGCTCCTGGTGGATCGTCACGATCTTGGGGATGGAGACAGAGACCTAGCCTGGACCACCCGCCCTCACCAgcgggtgagggggtgggggagggcactgtCCTCTTCTCAGCGCCCAGACTCCCGGGACCTGCCACACCACCTCAGCATTCAGAAGACACATGGCTTCCTGAAACACTGTGCCCTTGTCCTTTAGCCACTGTGCCCAAACTCTTAGCCACTTGTCCTTTGGCTCTTTGGCTTGCGCATCACTCCCTCCATCAAAGAAGCCTGCTGGAACGTCCAACCTGTCCTGAGCACCTTCTCTGCCGTCTCGGGGATGAGGAACAACTTGTCCCAGCGCAGAGTGTGCCTCATGAGGACAGGGGCATGTCCCCTGACGTCCCCTCGGAGCCTGCACGGGACCCAAGGCCCACAGCCACCCTTGTTGAATACTCAGCATTTTCAGCAATGAGTCCTTGTCTGGTCATCcactcttcctccctctgtcccctgcggatctcccctgtcctctctcccttgCCTGCCTCTTCAATCTAGGGGCCCCTTGGGGTTGGAGCTGgggccctctctcctccctgtccttCAGGGGCTTGTaggctgggggcagaggggcCTGAACCAGGCGCAGCACGTTGAAGGTGGTCCAAGGGGGTGTGTGATACTGAGCTGAGCCTGCAGTGAGCAGGGATCTGAGAGGCGCCCTCTGCTGCCAGCACAGAGGAGGGTGGGCCTGCGAGGGTGCACAGGCCTAAGCCTCCGCGGTGGGGGcagcattttatctttttttccgtGGGGGTTGCGAGCCCTTGAAGGAACTTAGTGACTTTTTAaactttcattgtttttctcttagacaagctatatatattatgtatacatatagatagatagatagatagataatatatatatgaatgtttgTGCTCTTTAAAAGTCAGTGTGAAAAAAAGTAGAAAGCTGGCAGCTTGGATGGGACCATCTGGCCACTGGTGTTTCAGGGTTACTTTCAGGCTCTTCAACATGCAGTGTCTGAACCTTAGGGAAAGCCCACTTTGCTTATCAGAGGCCGTGGGGGTGGGCCCAGAATGCAGACAGGGCTGAGAGGTGTTTGAGGACCTAGGACACTTGAAGAAGGTTGGTTGATGAGCTCAAGATACTCGTCTGGCGTTGGTGTGGGTCAGCATGGGGAAGGACTATCAGGAGAGTGTCTTTGGAGGAGAGAAGGGGCCCAGGAATGAGCCCAAAGGAGCTCAGGCCAAGGAAGAGAAGCAGTGAGGGATGGTCCTACAGTAGGCAGCGCAGGGAGCTCCTAAGGGTCTGGGGAGGGAGTCTAGGAGGGAAGTGCCCACCCCAGGGAGTGCTGCAGGGAGGCCAGGGCCGTAAGAGCAGTATGGCCCAGTCATGGCCTCCTGCCACGAAGCTGGAGTGGGGGATGGCTAGGACCACCTGGAGGAGTGATCAGGAGTGCCACAGTGGCCTCTCTAGGACCAGAATTCAGCACAGAGCGCTGAGGCTGAAGTCCACAGGATGACCACCCATCGATCTGGCCTTTTGTCCTCCACCAGCTTGTCCCCTGGGGAGTCTTGTCCTTAACAGCTTCCTCGGATTTAAATGGGGTTGGGTCCCCTGGGCACTGGAGAGAGCCATGGGTGGGGGCCGACAACCTCCTCTCCCCGCTCCACCTGCTCTCTGAGCCTCCTCTGTGGTGCGAGGTGGGGGTACAGGCAGCCAGGGGCCAGTCTTGTCCCCACTTCCTTCAGGTACTTTCATTGACCTCGCTGTGCCCTCCTCTGGGTCTGAGGAGTTGGAAGGCGTGTCCAGGGTGTGGGTGCCGGGGCAGTGCAGCGGGCCCCACCTTCAGCCTGGTGGACATCTGGTACCCTCgaggtttctctgtctctccgccCGGCCAGATGATCTTCCGGTCGTTGGGGATGACCTGGGGGTGGGAGTATGAGATGGAGGGTGGCCACGCAGGGGTCTTGGCCCCAGGACTCTAaggccccagcccccaccccctcgTGACCCCCACCTACGTGGGTGCCGTTGTAGATGCCCACTTGCACCAGCTTGCGGTTCTGCAGGTTCATGATGCTGTAGTTGGCGAATTTACGGTCCCCGTCCTCGTTGAACTCCACACGGCCAGTCACCCCGTCCGCATACTTGGAAGACATCAGCACTCTGGGGGAGGCAGCGTGGGTTCAGCTTCTCAGGGCCACTCCCTCGGTGGCCTCCTGAGCAGCCCGAGCCTTACTTTCCGCCTGTCCCCATCCCGGTCAGACCCTGGAGCTGTGAGCCTGGCGGGCGGGTGGCGTGCTGGTCTGACCTGCCTCCACCAGGTGGACAGCCCAGGTATAGCCGCCGAACAGCTCTGTGCACCAGGCCTTGTGTTGGGGGTTCTCTGTGGTTTGGGACGTTCAATCCTCATAGCAGCCATCCTCACTTTACAGACAAGGAGGTAGAGGCCCAGAAAGGACACAGTGCCTGTTTGCCAGTGAGCGGTTGAGGTCCTGTCTTTCCGCACGCGCACACCTGCCTGTGTGCACGGTAGCCTGCCCTTCGGGACACACCTGTGTACCCCACGTGATCCTTGTGTGGTATGCAGGTACttgtggcatgtgtgtgtgtgcctcgTGCTTCTCTGGGCCTGTGTGCCTATGTCTGTGCCTGTGTGCACCTATGCGCCTCCATCTGCAGTTGTGTGTGTGCTCCTGCTGTGGGCGTGGCGGACTGCGTTGGCTACTCAATCTGGGGGGTGAGATCTAGTGATGAGCTGGCCCTGCCCACTCTGGTGCACAGGGTTCAGGGCACTGTGAGCTCACTCCTGCCCCCCTGTGGTTATGCACTTAGGTCTGGGGCCGACCCTGGCTCTCTACAGGCTCGGGTGCCAGCCCTGCATCCATTGTCTGAACTCCTGGGTCCCTGGAAGTGCCCGGTCCCCACCTCTAGCGGCAGCCTCCTGCCAAGGGCTGTCAGACACCCTAGGGAGTGGGGTAGGTTTTCAGGGTTGGCAGTGTTCAAAGCTAGGGGCAATTTAAAAGCTGTGGAGGCAGCGACCTTCAAGGTGTTGGTGCGAGTGGCACACGGGACAGATGACTATTACAGTGGAGCAGGTGGTGgaagggaggaatggagagaggagggCGCTGGGGTAGGTGACTGCATCTGGAGCCTGTGGGCAGCGGCTGAGCTGGACCAGACGAAGGCCCGATACCTCCACCTCCTAACAGCCCGGTCCACCTCCGGTAGAGCGGCCCCGCCCACCTCTTAAAGAGCGGCCCGGTTTTCCAGATGTTGGTGTTGCCCACGCAGCCCCGCGGCGGGTCGGTGATGTTTTCCTTCTCCAGGAGCTCGTGCACCGCCTGAGCCACCACGCCCACCGCGTCGCTGATGTGGGCCGACTCGTTCTTGCCGTTGATGAGCTGCAGCCCGATGATGCCTGGGGCAGAGCGCGCGCGCTTAGAGCCGGTGGgggaacccccaccccaccccacccccaccccccgccgggCCCAGCACTCACCGTCAGGGGCGTAGCGCAGGGCGTTCCCCGAGATCTCGCGCTCCCCCACCAGCCACACGTACCCCGAGCCGGTCATGTTCAGCATCGCCGCTGCGCGGTACACGGTGGCAGCGTCGTCCTCGCTGTAGGGCAGAGGGGGGTGACGGGCCAGGATTCCAGCCCTCCGGGAGCCAAGGCCGGCTTCCAAGTCCCCAGCCCCTCACCGGGAGCGGGGTGCCTGGGAACACCACAGGGTGAAGTggccagcccctgcccccagcccacgTGAGCCAGGGGACCCCACAGAGGTGACATGGGTTGGGGTCCAAACCCCCAGAGCTTCTCTGGCTCTCTTGCTGCGCCCTCAACCGTGCCCTTGTCGTGCCATCAGGGACAAGGTGGCCTGAGACGCCCTTGGCATGAGATGCCCTATGGCACTGCATATAgactatcttatttaattctcacaggacCCCTACGAGGCTGCCATTAGTGCTATCCCTGTGTCAGGAGGGGAGACTGAGGCACTCAAGGCACATTAGCGGTGATAAGCAGCAGAATCAGGTCTGTGCCTGGACAGTTCACCCCCACACACCTACCCTTGTGCCCTCCTGAACAAGCCCCAGAACCTCTGGTTCTCTGTGTCCACATCTGAAATGGGGGGCTGGGGGCCCTCCAGGTTGGTCAGATGCTGGGGGGACCCAGCACCTGGGAACTGCCCTGAGAATTGTAACAGAAGCCACAGGAAAGACAGGAGGGGTGCTGCTCATCCTTCTGGGGTCTGCAGAAGCAGCTTGCTCTGCCCAGCACGCAGGCTGGGACCTCTGGCAGGACAGAAGACTGACCTTGCCCGGCAGACACACATGCTCTTAAGATCTTGTAGTGTCATCCTCATGGATGAGGCCCTGTGGACCCAATCCCCtaggcaagggtccccaaactttttacacaaggggccagttcactgtccctcagaccgttggagggccgccacatacagtgctctcctctcactgaccaccaatgaaagaggtgacccttccggaagtgcggtggggggctggataaatggcctcagggggccgcatgcggcccgcgggccgtagtttggggatgcctgccctaGGGCTTAGGTCTCCCTGGTCTGGAAAAGGACTTTGGACCTTGGTGAGCTGTAGAGCTATGGGGAATCCTCCCCAActcccaccttcccttccctgctGGGCTGGACCTGGCCCCAGATAGAGCTGGACCATGGCAGGCACCTTGCTTCTCCGGTGCATGCGCAGTGGGGTGGAAAGGGGTTGAAGAGATTAGCTGCCTGGTGAGTTATTGTCACAAAGACTCTGACCCTGGAAACCAAAGTGGCCCTAGGTTGTCTAAGGGGTCTGACCCGAATTTTCCCAAGAATTAACCAACGAAGATATAAAAACCTTCAGCATTTGCTCAAAATGACAGGGCTAGTGTTGGAGGTAAGCAACATCAAGTAAGGGTGCTCCGGGCAGCCCCACACTGGTGGCCTAAACAGGAGTGTT
The DNA window shown above is from Saccopteryx bilineata isolate mSacBil1 chromosome 2, mSacBil1_pri_phased_curated, whole genome shotgun sequence and carries:
- the GRIN1 gene encoding glutamate receptor ionotropic, NMDA 1 isoform X3; the protein is MSTMRLLTLALLFSCSFARAACDPKIVNIGAVLSTRKHEQVFREAVNQANKRHGSWKIQLNATSVTHKPNAIQMALSVCEDLISSQVYAILVSHPPTPNDHFTPTPVSYTAGFYRIPVLGLTTRMSIYSDKSIHLSFLRTVPPYSHQSSVWFEMMRVYSWNHIILLVSDDHEGRAAQKRLETLLEERESKSKKRNYENLDQLSYDNKRGPKAEKVLQFDPGTKNVTALLMEARELEARVIILSASEDDAATVYRAAAMLNMTGSGYVWLVGEREISGNALRYAPDGIIGLQLINGKNESAHISDAVGVVAQAVHELLEKENITDPPRGCVGNTNIWKTGPLFKRVLMSSKYADGVTGRVEFNEDGDRKFANYSIMNLQNRKLVQVGIYNGTHVIPNDRKIIWPGGETEKPRGYQMSTRLKIVTIHQEPFVYVKPTLSDGTCKEEITVNGDPVKKVICTGPNDTSPGSPRHTVPQCCYGFCIDLLIKLARTMNFTYEVHLVADGKFGTQERVNNSNKKEWNGMMGELLSGQADMIVAPLTINNERAQYIEFSKPFKYQGLTILVKKEIPRSTLDSFMQPFQSTLWLLVGLSVHVVAVMLYLLDRFSPFGRFKVNSEEEEEDALTLSSAMWFSWGVLLNSGIGEGAPRSFSARILGMVWAGFAMIIVASYTANLAAFLVLDRPEERITGINDPRLRNPSDKFIYATVKQSSVDIYFRRQVELSTMYRHMEKHNYESAAEAIQAVRDNKLHAFIWDSAVLEFEASQKCDLVTTGELFFRSGFGIGMRKDSPWKQNVSLSILKSHENGFMEDLDKTWVRYQECDSRSNAPATLTFENMAGVFMLVAGGIVAGIFLIFIEIAYKRHKDARRKQMQLAFAAVNVWRKNLQVGQATLRGLVPMAQPGPGPPPFPQAEALALALGTHVSRTGARSHSQGQRWWGPTCKWLPTAKPGQGRPHALLQASAWPLCLQSRPPAPIP
- the GRIN1 gene encoding glutamate receptor ionotropic, NMDA 1 isoform X7, which encodes MSTMRLLTLALLFSCSFARAACDPKIVNIGAVLSTRKHEQVFREAVNQANKRHGSWKIQLNATSVTHKPNAIQMALSVCEDLISSQVYAILVSHPPTPNDHFTPTPVSYTAGFYRIPVLGLTTRMSIYSDKSIHLSFLRTVPPYSHQSSVWFEMMRVYSWNHIILLVSDDHEGRAAQKRLETLLEERESKAEKVLQFDPGTKNVTALLMEARELEARVIILSASEDDAATVYRAAAMLNMTGSGYVWLVGEREISGNALRYAPDGIIGLQLINGKNESAHISDAVGVVAQAVHELLEKENITDPPRGCVGNTNIWKTGPLFKRVLMSSKYADGVTGRVEFNEDGDRKFANYSIMNLQNRKLVQVGIYNGTHVIPNDRKIIWPGGETEKPRGYQMSTRLKIVTIHQEPFVYVKPTLSDGTCKEEITVNGDPVKKVICTGPNDTSPGSPRHTVPQCCYGFCIDLLIKLARTMNFTYEVHLVADGKFGTQERVNNSNKKEWNGMMGELLSGQADMIVAPLTINNERAQYIEFSKPFKYQGLTILVKKEIPRSTLDSFMQPFQSTLWLLVGLSVHVVAVMLYLLDRFSPFGRFKVNSEEEEEDALTLSSAMWFSWGVLLNSGIGEGAPRSFSARILGMVWAGFAMIIVASYTANLAAFLVLDRPEERITGINDPRLRNPSDKFIYATVKQSSVDIYFRRQVELSTMYRHMEKHNYESAAEAIQAVRDNKLHAFIWDSAVLEFEASQKCDLVTTGELFFRSGFGIGMRKDSPWKQNVSLSILKSHENGFMEDLDKTWVRYQECDSRSNAPATLTFENMAGVFMLVAGGIVAGIFLIFIEIAYKRHKDARRKQMQLAFAAVNVWRKNLQDRKSGRAEPDPKKKATFRAITSTLASSFKRRRSSKDTQYHPTDITGPLNLSDPSVSTVV
- the GRIN1 gene encoding glutamate receptor ionotropic, NMDA 1 isoform X12 → MSTMRLLTLALLFSCSFARAACDPKIVNIGAVLSTRKHEQVFREAVNQANKRHGSWKIQLNATSVTHKPNAIQMALSVCEDLISSQVYAILVSHPPTPNDHFTPTPVSYTAGFYRIPVLGLTTRMSIYSDKSIHLSFLRTVPPYSHQSSVWFEMMRVYSWNHIILLVSDDHEGRAAQKRLETLLEERESKAEKVLQFDPGTKNVTALLMEARELEARVIILSASEDDAATVYRAAAMLNMTGSGYVWLVGEREISGNALRYAPDGIIGLQLINGKNESAHISDAVGVVAQAVHELLEKENITDPPRGCVGNTNIWKTGPLFKRVLMSSKYADGVTGRVEFNEDGDRKFANYSIMNLQNRKLVQVGIYNGTHVIPNDRKIIWPGGETEKPRGYQMSTRLKIVTIHQEPFVYVKPTLSDGTCKEEITVNGDPVKKVICTGPNDTSPGSPRHTVPQCCYGFCIDLLIKLARTMNFTYEVHLVADGKFGTQERVNNSNKKEWNGMMGELLSGQADMIVAPLTINNERAQYIEFSKPFKYQGLTILVKKEIPRSTLDSFMQPFQSTLWLLVGLSVHVVAVMLYLLDRFSPFGRFKVNSEEEEEDALTLSSAMWFSWGVLLNSGIGEGAPRSFSARILGMVWAGFAMIIVASYTANLAAFLVLDRPEERITGINDPRLRNPSDKFIYATVKQSSVDIYFRRQVELSTMYRHMEKHNYESAAEAIQAVRDNKLHAFIWDSAVLEFEASQKCDLVTTGELFFRSGFGIGMRKDSPWKQNVSLSILKSHENGFMEDLDKTWVRYQECDSRSNAPATLTFENMAGVFMLVAGGIVAGIFLIFIEIAYKRHKDARRKQMQLAFAAVNVWRKNLQVGQATLRGLVPMAQPGPGPPPFPQAEALALALGTHVSRTGARSHSQGQRWWGPTCKWLPTAKPGQGRPHALLQASAWPLCLQSRPPAPIP